One region of Colius striatus isolate bColStr4 chromosome 26, bColStr4.1.hap1, whole genome shotgun sequence genomic DNA includes:
- the NXNL1 gene encoding nucleoredoxin-like protein 1 → MASLFAGKVLMTNREEDEVETERELCRALDNKVLLLYFGSGQCPRCRSFSPLLRDFFLRLTDEFYVERAAQLGLVYVSRDETGEQQSAFLRSMPRRWLALPFGDAFTRELELRFAVAEVPAVVVLKPNGELITSNAVEQIRRLGPSCFQSWQEAAELLDRNFCLAEDFDNSVRRSITDPIRRLKYRLDKKKERRQEGEESS, encoded by the exons ATGGCCTCTCTCTTCGCGGGGAAGGTCCTGATGACCAACcgggaggaggatgaggtggAGACGGAGCGGGAGCTGTGCCGGGCGCTGGACAacaaggtgctgctgctgtactTCGGCTCGGGGCAGTGCCCGCGCTGCCGAagcttctcccctctcctcagGGATTTCTTCCTGCGCCTGACCGACGAGTTCTACGTGGAGCGGGCTGCGCAGCTGGGGCTGGTGTACGTGTCCCGGGACGAGACGGGCGAGCAGCAGAGCGCCTTCCTCAGGTCCATGCCCAGGCGCTGGCTGGCTCTGCCCTTCGGCGATGCCTTCACAAG ggagctggagctgcgCTTTGCCGTGGCCGAGGTGCCGGCAGTGGTGGTGCTGAAGCCCAACGGGGAGCTGATCACCAGCAACGCCGTGGAGCAGATCCGGCGCCTGGGCCCCTCCTGCTTCCagagctggcaggaggctgcagagctgctggacagaAACTTCTGCTTGGCTGAGGACTTTGACAACTCCGTCCGCAGAAGCATCACCGACCCCATCCGCCGCCTCAAGTACAGGCTGGACAAGAAGAAGGAGAGGAGACAGGAAGGAGAAGAGTCCTCTTAA
- the SLC27A1 gene encoding long-chain fatty acid transport protein 1 isoform X2 has product MLREHSARFPRGQRLPEVAGKGAACGLSVLLRVKYKLRRHQKAKSTIPKMFQAVVRRHPDKVALIYEATGEQWTFRRLDEYSNAVANYFYQQGFRLGDVVAIFMESCPEFVGLWLGMAKVGIEAALINFNLRLDSLVYCVSTSGAKAVIFGGELSSAISEVNGMLGKNMAKFCCGDYNPAVVPVDTRHLDPLLSSASKSPPTQIPVKGLDDRLFYIYTSGTTGMPKAAIVVHSRYYRIAAFGYYAYRMRPEDILYNCLPLYHSAGNIMGVGQCLIHGLTVVIRKKFSASRFWDDCAKYRCTIIQYIGEICRYLLKQPVRESESQHRVRLAVGNGLRPTIWEEFTRRFGIQQVGEFYGATECNCSIANLDGKVGACGFNSRILPNVYPIRLVKVNEDTMELIRDSGGLCVPCRPGEPGLLVGQINQQDPLRRFDGYVSQSATSKKIAANVLRRGDQAYLSGDVLVMDELGYMYFKDRSGDTFRWRGENVSTTEVEGMLSHILNQTDVAVYGVEVPGVEGKAGMAAIADPKAKVNPNVLYQELQKVLPPYARPVFLRLLPQVDTTGTFKIQKTRLQREGFNPHQTSDRLYFLDLKSGKYVPLDECLYERICSGKAAL; this is encoded by the exons ATGCTCAGGGAACACAGCGCACGGTTTCCCCGTGGGCAGCGGCTGCCTGAGGTCGCGGGGAAAGGAGCTGCATG CGGCCTCTCCGTGCTCCTTCGAGTCAAGTACAAGCTGAGGAGGCACCAGAAGGCCAAAAGCACCATCCCCAAGATGTTCCAGGCCGTGGTGCGCCGGCACCCCGACAAAGTGGCCCTGATCTACGAGGCCACGGGCGAGCAGTGGACCTTCAGGAGGCTGGATGAGTACTCCAACGCCGTGGCCAACTACTTCTACCAGCAAGGCTTCCGCCTGGGGGACGTGGTGGCCATCTTCATGGAGAGCTGCCCCGAGTTCgtggggctgtggctggggaTGGCCAAGGTCGGCATCGAGGCGGCTCTCATCAACTTCAACCTGCGCCTGGACTCCCTGGTGTACTGTGTGAGCACGTCAGGCGCCAAGGCCGTGATCTTCGGAGGGGAGCTCTCCTCAG CGATATCCGAGGTGAATGGGATGTTGGGGAAGAACATGGCCAAGTTCTGCTGTGGTGACTATAACCCAGCCGTGGTTCCTGTGGACACCAGACACCTGGATCCTCTCCTGAGCTCTGCCTCCAAGTCACCCCCGACTCAGATTCCAGTCAAAGGCTTAGATG ACCGGCTCTTCTACATCTACACTTCAGGAACCACGGGAATGCCCAAAGCTGCCATCGTGGTGCACAGCAG GTATTACCGCATCGCTGCCTTCGGTTACTACGCCTACAGGATGCGCCCCGAGGACATCCTCTACAACTGCCTCCCCCTCTACCACTCTGCAG GGAACATCATGGGCGTGGGGCAGTGTCTGATCCACGGCCTCACCGTGGTCATCAGGAAGAAGTTCTCAGCCAGTCGCTTCTGGGACGACTGCGCCAAGTACCGCTGCACG ATTATTCAGTATATCGGGGAAATCTGCAGGTACCTCCTGAAGCAGCCGGTGCGAGAGTCCGAGAGCCAGCACCGCGTGCGCCTGGCGGTGGGCAACGGGCTGAGACCCACCATCTGGGAGGAGTTCACCAGGCGCTTCGGGATCCAGCAGGTCGGGGAGTTCTACGGAGCCACCGAGTGCAACTGCAGCATCGCCAACCTGGACGGCAAG GTCGGCGCCTGTGGCTTCAACAGCCGGATCCTGCCCAACGTGTACCCCATCCGCCTGGTGAAGGTGAACGAGGACACGATGGAGCTGATCCGGGACTCGGGGGGTCTCTGCGTCCCCTGTCGCCCAG GAGAGCCGGGGTTGCTCGTGGGGCAGATCAACCAGCAGGACCCTCTGCGCCGCTTCGACGGCTACGTCAGCCAGAGTGCCACCAGCAAGAAGATCGCGGCCAATGTGCTGCGCAGGGGGGACCAGGCTTACCTGTCAG GAGACGTGTTGGTGATGGATGAGCTGGGCTACATGTACTTCAAGGACCGCAGCGGGGACACGTTCCGCTGGCGAGGGGAGAACGTCTCCACCACCGAGGTGGAAGGAATGTTGAGCCACATCCTGAACCAGACGGACGTGGCGGTGTACGGGGTGGAGGTGCCAG GGGTGGAAGGCAAAGCGGGGATGGCAGCCATCGCAGACCCCAAGGCCAAGGTCAACCCCAACGTGCTGtaccaggagctgcagaaggTGTTGCCTCCCTACGCCCGGCCCGTCTTCCTGCGCCTCCTGCCCCAGGTTGACACCACAG GAACCTTTAAGATCCAGAAGACCCGCCTGCAGAGGGAAGGCTTCAACCCCCACCAGACCTCAGACCGGCTCTACTTCCTGGATCTGAAGTCGGGGAAGTACGTTCCCCTGGACGAGTGCCTTTACGAGAGGATTTGCTCTGGGAAAGCCGCTTTATGA
- the SLC27A1 gene encoding long-chain fatty acid transport protein 1 isoform X1, whose translation MHPAGVCAASLGSLGLLRFLGAPWPWSLAATLGICLGSGGWRLLRLLFRTAPRDLFGLSVLLRVKYKLRRHQKAKSTIPKMFQAVVRRHPDKVALIYEATGEQWTFRRLDEYSNAVANYFYQQGFRLGDVVAIFMESCPEFVGLWLGMAKVGIEAALINFNLRLDSLVYCVSTSGAKAVIFGGELSSAISEVNGMLGKNMAKFCCGDYNPAVVPVDTRHLDPLLSSASKSPPTQIPVKGLDDRLFYIYTSGTTGMPKAAIVVHSRYYRIAAFGYYAYRMRPEDILYNCLPLYHSAGNIMGVGQCLIHGLTVVIRKKFSASRFWDDCAKYRCTIIQYIGEICRYLLKQPVRESESQHRVRLAVGNGLRPTIWEEFTRRFGIQQVGEFYGATECNCSIANLDGKVGACGFNSRILPNVYPIRLVKVNEDTMELIRDSGGLCVPCRPGEPGLLVGQINQQDPLRRFDGYVSQSATSKKIAANVLRRGDQAYLSGDVLVMDELGYMYFKDRSGDTFRWRGENVSTTEVEGMLSHILNQTDVAVYGVEVPGVEGKAGMAAIADPKAKVNPNVLYQELQKVLPPYARPVFLRLLPQVDTTGTFKIQKTRLQREGFNPHQTSDRLYFLDLKSGKYVPLDECLYERICSGKAAL comes from the exons ATGCACCCGGCGGGGGTCTGCGCCGCCTCGCtgggctccctggggctgctgcgCTTCCTGGGCGCTCCGTGGCCCTGGAGCCTCGCCGCCACTCTGGGCATCTGCCTGGGCAGCGGCGGGTGGCGGCTGCTGCGGCTGCTCTTCAGGACGGCCCCGCGGGATCTCTT CGGCCTCTCCGTGCTCCTTCGAGTCAAGTACAAGCTGAGGAGGCACCAGAAGGCCAAAAGCACCATCCCCAAGATGTTCCAGGCCGTGGTGCGCCGGCACCCCGACAAAGTGGCCCTGATCTACGAGGCCACGGGCGAGCAGTGGACCTTCAGGAGGCTGGATGAGTACTCCAACGCCGTGGCCAACTACTTCTACCAGCAAGGCTTCCGCCTGGGGGACGTGGTGGCCATCTTCATGGAGAGCTGCCCCGAGTTCgtggggctgtggctggggaTGGCCAAGGTCGGCATCGAGGCGGCTCTCATCAACTTCAACCTGCGCCTGGACTCCCTGGTGTACTGTGTGAGCACGTCAGGCGCCAAGGCCGTGATCTTCGGAGGGGAGCTCTCCTCAG CGATATCCGAGGTGAATGGGATGTTGGGGAAGAACATGGCCAAGTTCTGCTGTGGTGACTATAACCCAGCCGTGGTTCCTGTGGACACCAGACACCTGGATCCTCTCCTGAGCTCTGCCTCCAAGTCACCCCCGACTCAGATTCCAGTCAAAGGCTTAGATG ACCGGCTCTTCTACATCTACACTTCAGGAACCACGGGAATGCCCAAAGCTGCCATCGTGGTGCACAGCAG GTATTACCGCATCGCTGCCTTCGGTTACTACGCCTACAGGATGCGCCCCGAGGACATCCTCTACAACTGCCTCCCCCTCTACCACTCTGCAG GGAACATCATGGGCGTGGGGCAGTGTCTGATCCACGGCCTCACCGTGGTCATCAGGAAGAAGTTCTCAGCCAGTCGCTTCTGGGACGACTGCGCCAAGTACCGCTGCACG ATTATTCAGTATATCGGGGAAATCTGCAGGTACCTCCTGAAGCAGCCGGTGCGAGAGTCCGAGAGCCAGCACCGCGTGCGCCTGGCGGTGGGCAACGGGCTGAGACCCACCATCTGGGAGGAGTTCACCAGGCGCTTCGGGATCCAGCAGGTCGGGGAGTTCTACGGAGCCACCGAGTGCAACTGCAGCATCGCCAACCTGGACGGCAAG GTCGGCGCCTGTGGCTTCAACAGCCGGATCCTGCCCAACGTGTACCCCATCCGCCTGGTGAAGGTGAACGAGGACACGATGGAGCTGATCCGGGACTCGGGGGGTCTCTGCGTCCCCTGTCGCCCAG GAGAGCCGGGGTTGCTCGTGGGGCAGATCAACCAGCAGGACCCTCTGCGCCGCTTCGACGGCTACGTCAGCCAGAGTGCCACCAGCAAGAAGATCGCGGCCAATGTGCTGCGCAGGGGGGACCAGGCTTACCTGTCAG GAGACGTGTTGGTGATGGATGAGCTGGGCTACATGTACTTCAAGGACCGCAGCGGGGACACGTTCCGCTGGCGAGGGGAGAACGTCTCCACCACCGAGGTGGAAGGAATGTTGAGCCACATCCTGAACCAGACGGACGTGGCGGTGTACGGGGTGGAGGTGCCAG GGGTGGAAGGCAAAGCGGGGATGGCAGCCATCGCAGACCCCAAGGCCAAGGTCAACCCCAACGTGCTGtaccaggagctgcagaaggTGTTGCCTCCCTACGCCCGGCCCGTCTTCCTGCGCCTCCTGCCCCAGGTTGACACCACAG GAACCTTTAAGATCCAGAAGACCCGCCTGCAGAGGGAAGGCTTCAACCCCCACCAGACCTCAGACCGGCTCTACTTCCTGGATCTGAAGTCGGGGAAGTACGTTCCCCTGGACGAGTGCCTTTACGAGAGGATTTGCTCTGGGAAAGCCGCTTTATGA